The following proteins come from a genomic window of Achromobacter deleyi:
- a CDS encoding Tim44 domain-containing protein, with protein sequence MTKFCFSRFVAAALIAISGAALVTASFDAEARRAGGGSSVGRQSSNVTQQRQATTPPAAANNTAGATAAPAAAGAATAGAAGAAAKSGASRWLGPIAGIAAGLGIAALLSSMGLSGAFAEFLSSALLIAVVVFGVMFIIRRLRGAAPRPATQGAFGGANNASGEPQQQPMWRETLKPAAAPVAAAVAAAPVAATPKAGDDNNWFVPGDFDTPNFLKQAKDQFVRIQAVWDSGSTDRLRDYLTDDLITELKPQLAERGAAPNKTEVVLLNAELLGIETVSDGHLASVRFSGMLREAPGAEAFRFEEVWNLFKPANGGWLLAGIQQIPVEFAS encoded by the coding sequence ATGACCAAATTCTGTTTCTCGCGGTTTGTCGCCGCGGCGCTCATCGCCATTTCCGGCGCTGCGTTGGTGACGGCGTCGTTTGACGCCGAAGCCCGCCGCGCCGGCGGTGGCAGCAGCGTCGGCCGCCAATCCTCCAATGTGACCCAGCAACGCCAGGCCACCACGCCGCCGGCCGCCGCCAACAACACCGCGGGCGCCACCGCGGCGCCGGCCGCCGCCGGCGCCGCCACGGCCGGCGCCGCGGGCGCTGCCGCCAAGAGCGGCGCGTCGCGCTGGCTCGGCCCGATCGCCGGCATCGCCGCCGGCCTGGGCATCGCCGCCCTGCTCTCGAGCATGGGCCTGTCGGGCGCCTTCGCCGAATTCCTGTCGTCCGCGCTGCTGATCGCCGTGGTCGTGTTCGGCGTGATGTTCATCATCCGCCGCCTGCGTGGCGCCGCGCCGCGTCCGGCCACCCAGGGCGCCTTTGGCGGCGCCAACAACGCGTCGGGCGAGCCGCAGCAGCAGCCCATGTGGCGTGAAACGCTGAAGCCGGCGGCGGCGCCCGTCGCCGCCGCCGTCGCAGCGGCCCCGGTCGCAGCAACGCCCAAGGCGGGCGACGACAACAACTGGTTCGTGCCGGGTGATTTCGACACGCCCAACTTCCTGAAGCAGGCCAAGGACCAGTTCGTGCGCATCCAGGCCGTGTGGGACAGCGGCAGCACCGACCGCCTGCGCGACTACCTGACCGACGACCTCATCACCGAGCTCAAGCCGCAACTGGCCGAGCGTGGCGCGGCCCCCAACAAGACTGAAGTGGTCCTGTTGAACGCCGAGCTGCTGGGCATCGAGACGGTGTCCGATGGCCACCTGGCCAGCGTGCGCTTCTCGGGCATGCTGCGCGAGGCGCCGGGCGCCGAAGCCTTCCGCTTCGAGGAGGTCTGGAACCTGTTCAAACCCGCCAACGGCGGCTGGCTGCTGGCCGGCATCCAGCAGATCCCGGTGGAATTCGCCAGCTGA
- the ubiE gene encoding bifunctional demethylmenaquinone methyltransferase/2-methoxy-6-polyprenyl-1,4-benzoquinol methylase UbiE, translating to MQNPSESQHSADSASQSTHFGFQSVPEHDKARKVAEVFHSVAQRYDIMNDFMSAGLHRVWKAFTIGRAAIRPGMKVLDIAGGTGDLAKAFAKRAGPTGEVWLTDINDSMLRVGRDRLADAGLLVPTAVCDAERLPFPTGYFDRVSVAFGLRNMTHKDRALAEMTRVLKPGGKLLVLEFSRIAKPLAPAYDWYSFNVLPWLGKTVAKDEASYRYLAESIRMHPDQDTLADMLRTAGLERVQYFNLTAGIAALHEGVRLG from the coding sequence ATGCAAAACCCCTCCGAATCGCAACATTCCGCGGATTCCGCCTCCCAATCGACGCATTTCGGCTTCCAATCGGTGCCGGAACACGACAAGGCCCGCAAAGTCGCCGAAGTCTTCCATTCCGTGGCCCAGCGCTACGACATCATGAATGATTTCATGTCGGCCGGCCTGCACCGCGTCTGGAAGGCCTTCACCATCGGCCGCGCGGCCATCCGCCCCGGCATGAAGGTGCTGGACATCGCCGGCGGCACCGGCGACCTGGCCAAGGCGTTCGCCAAGCGCGCCGGCCCCACCGGCGAGGTCTGGCTGACCGACATCAACGACTCGATGCTGCGGGTCGGCCGCGACCGCCTGGCCGACGCCGGCCTGCTGGTGCCCACGGCCGTCTGTGACGCCGAGCGCCTGCCGTTCCCGACGGGTTATTTCGACCGCGTCAGCGTGGCCTTCGGCCTGCGCAACATGACTCACAAGGACCGCGCGCTGGCCGAAATGACCCGCGTGCTCAAGCCGGGCGGCAAGCTGCTGGTGCTGGAATTCTCCCGCATCGCCAAACCGCTGGCGCCGGCCTACGACTGGTATTCCTTCAACGTGCTGCCCTGGCTGGGCAAGACCGTGGCCAAGGACGAAGCCAGCTACCGCTACCTGGCGGAATCCATCCGCATGCACCCCGACCAGGACACCCTGGCGGACATGCTGCGCACCGCCGGCCTGGAGCGGGTGCAGTACTTCAACCTGACGGCCGGCATCGCCGCCCTGCACGAGGGTGTGCGCCTGGGCTGA
- the phoB gene encoding phosphate regulon transcriptional regulator PhoB, which yields MSSTILVVEDEPAIQELIAVNLSFAGHKVLRAFDADQAQTLIRAELPDLILLDWMLPGTSGLAMARKLRNDERTRAVPVIMLTAKGSEQDKVDGLEAGADDYITKPFSPKELMARIKAVLRRRAPQLTDDVIDVGGLKLDPVTHRLSGNSQSLQIGPTEFRLLHFFMTHPERVFSRSQLLDQVWGDHVFVEERTVDVHIRRLRKALEPSGHDAHVETVRGSGYRFTAQVPAR from the coding sequence ATGTCCAGCACCATCCTCGTCGTCGAAGACGAACCCGCAATCCAGGAACTGATCGCCGTCAACCTGTCCTTCGCCGGCCACAAAGTGCTGCGCGCCTTCGACGCCGACCAGGCCCAGACGCTGATCCGCGCCGAACTGCCCGACCTGATCCTGCTGGACTGGATGCTGCCCGGCACCTCCGGCCTGGCCATGGCGCGCAAGCTGCGCAACGACGAGCGCACCCGCGCCGTCCCGGTCATCATGCTGACCGCCAAGGGCTCCGAGCAGGACAAGGTCGACGGCCTCGAAGCCGGCGCCGACGACTACATCACCAAGCCCTTCTCGCCCAAGGAGCTGATGGCCCGCATCAAGGCCGTGCTGCGCCGCCGCGCGCCGCAGCTGACCGACGACGTGATCGACGTCGGCGGCCTCAAGCTGGACCCCGTCACGCACCGCCTGTCGGGCAACAGCCAGTCGCTGCAGATCGGCCCCACCGAATTCCGCCTGCTGCACTTCTTCATGACCCACCCGGAACGCGTGTTCTCGCGCTCGCAGCTGCTGGACCAGGTCTGGGGCGATCACGTCTTCGTCGAGGAACGCACGGTCGACGTGCACATCCGCCGCCTGCGCAAGGCGCTGGAACCCAGCGGCCACGACGCCCACGTGGAAACGGTGCGCGGCAGCGGCTACCGGTTTACGGCACAGGTCCCGGCGCGGTAA
- the phoR gene encoding phosphate regulon sensor histidine kinase PhoR, with translation MIWLRTLILVALWAAVALLAQWLIGDPAGWVLFSAALVTMLLWRSWRLHLVSHWARHPDTSPPASVGPWDDILAPLYRYTRARARELTETRDTMQGMLAAAQALPDGAVTLNEDFQIDWCNRMARQHLGLRLPADRGHNLLNLLRAPEFVEYAHRASWPDPILVRLGQNGQERLMMMQLTAYASNQRLLITRDVTQIERLETTRRDFVANVSHELRTPLTVLAGFLETLRDMPADALPPEQRAQYLDMMHEQAQRMQAIVEDLLTLSTLESSPGSDPRAVNMGALLQKARQQIEALSGGRHVLEWHIDETLDVLGAETELTSALSNLLTNAVRYTPDGGTITVRWEREPDGGGRYSVQDTGIGIPARHIPRLTERFYRVDRGRSRAVGGTGLGLAITKHIAMRHDAELFITSEPGKGSLFALRFPPDRIAVDPSA, from the coding sequence ATGATCTGGCTGCGCACTCTTATCCTGGTCGCCCTGTGGGCGGCGGTCGCGCTATTGGCGCAATGGCTCATTGGGGATCCGGCGGGTTGGGTGCTGTTCAGCGCCGCGCTGGTCACCATGCTGCTGTGGCGCAGCTGGCGCCTGCACCTGGTTTCCCATTGGGCCAGGCACCCGGACACCTCTCCCCCCGCCTCGGTGGGCCCGTGGGACGACATCCTCGCCCCGCTCTACCGCTACACCCGGGCCCGCGCCCGCGAGCTGACCGAGACCCGCGACACCATGCAAGGCATGCTGGCGGCCGCCCAGGCGCTGCCGGACGGCGCGGTCACGCTCAATGAAGACTTCCAGATCGACTGGTGCAACCGCATGGCGCGCCAGCACCTGGGCCTGCGCCTGCCGGCCGACCGCGGCCACAACCTGCTGAACCTGCTGCGCGCGCCGGAATTCGTCGAATACGCCCACCGCGCCTCCTGGCCGGATCCGATCCTGGTGCGCCTGGGCCAGAACGGCCAGGAACGGCTGATGATGATGCAGCTGACGGCCTACGCCAGCAACCAGCGCCTGCTCATCACCCGCGACGTCACCCAGATCGAGCGCCTGGAAACCACGCGCCGCGACTTCGTCGCCAACGTCTCGCACGAACTGCGCACGCCGCTGACGGTGCTGGCCGGCTTCCTGGAAACGCTGCGCGACATGCCCGCCGACGCCCTGCCGCCCGAGCAGCGCGCGCAGTACCTGGACATGATGCACGAGCAGGCCCAGCGCATGCAGGCCATCGTCGAGGACCTGCTGACGCTGTCGACGCTGGAATCGTCGCCGGGCAGCGACCCGCGCGCGGTCAACATGGGCGCGCTGCTGCAGAAGGCGCGCCAGCAGATCGAGGCCCTGTCGGGCGGACGCCACGTGCTCGAATGGCACATCGACGAGACCCTCGACGTGCTCGGCGCCGAGACCGAGCTGACCTCGGCCCTGTCGAACCTGCTGACCAACGCCGTGCGCTACACCCCCGACGGCGGCACCATCACCGTGCGCTGGGAACGCGAACCCGACGGCGGCGGACGCTACAGCGTGCAGGACACCGGCATCGGCATTCCGGCGCGCCACATCCCGCGCCTGACCGAACGCTTCTACCGTGTCGACCGCGGCCGCTCGCGCGCCGTCGGCGGCACCGGCCTGGGGCTGGCGATCACCAAGCACATCGCCATGCGCCACGACGCCGAACTGTTCATCACCAGCGAGCCCGGCAAGGGCAGCCTGTTCGCGCTGCGCTTCCCGCCGGACCGCATCGCCGTCGACCCGTCCGCC